One Solanum lycopersicum chromosome 2, SLM_r2.1 genomic region harbors:
- the LOC138342211 gene encoding NAD(P)H-quinone oxidoreductase chain 4, chloroplastic, which yields MSHSVKIYDTCIGCTQCVRACPTDVLEMIPWDGCKAKQIASAPRTEDCVGCKRCESACPTDFLSVRVYLWHETTRSMARVFLVQVYLVFTTNYFPWLTIIVVFPIFAGSLIFFLPHKGNRVIRWYTICICILELLLTTYAFCYHFQSDDPLIQLVEDYKWIDFFDFHWRLGIDGLSIGPILLTGFITTLATLAAWPVTRDSRLFHFLMLAMYSGQIGLFSSRDLLLFFIMWELELIPVYLLLAMWGGKKRLYSATKFILYTAGGSVFLLMGVLGVALYGSNEPTLNFETSVNQSYPVVLEIIFYIGFFIAFAVKSPIIPLHTWLPDTHGEAHYSTCMLLAGILLKMGAYGLIRINMELLPHAHSIFSPWLMIIGTIQIIYAASTSLGQRNLKKRIAYSSVSHMGFIIIGISSLTDTGLNGALLQIISHGFIGAALFFLAGTTYDRIRLVYLDEMGGIAIPMPKMFTMFSSFSMASLALPGMSGFVAELIVFFGIITGQKYLLMPKLLITFVMAIGIILTPIYSLSMPRQMFYGYKLFNAPKDSFFDSGPRELFLSISIFLPVIGIGIYPDFVLSLAVDKVEVILSNFFYR from the exons ATGTCACATTCAGTAAAGATTTATGATACGTGTATAGGATGTACTCAATGTGTCCGAGCCTGCCCCACTGATGTATTAGAAATGATACCTTGGGACGGTTGTAAGGCTAAACAAATTGCTTCTGCTCCACGAACAGAGGACTGTGTTGGTTGTAAGAGATGTGAATCCGCCTGTCCAACAGATTTCTTGAGTGTCCGAGTTTATTTATGGCATGAAACAACTCGCAGTATGG caCGGGTTTTTTTGGTCCAAGTGTATCTTGTCTTTACTACGAATTATTTTCCTTGGTTAACAATAATTGTCGTTTTTCCGATATTTGCGggttctttaattttctttcttcccCATAAAGGAAATAGGGTAATTAGGTGGTATacaatatgtatatgtattttaGAACTCCTTCTAACAACTTATGCATTTTGTTATCATTTCCAATCGGATGATCCATTAATCCAACTAGTAGAGGATTATAAATGGATCGATTTTTTTGATTTCCATTGGAGATTAGGAATAGATGGACTTTCTATAGGACCCATtttattaacaggatttatcaCTACTTTAGCGACTTTAGCGGCTTGGCCAGTTACTCGAGATTCtagattattccattttctcaTGTTAGCAATGTACAGTGGTCAAATTGGATTATTTTCGTCTCGGGaccttttactttttttcatcATGTGGGAGTTAGAATTAATTCCTGTTTATCTACTTCTAGCCATGTGGGGAGGAAAGAAACGTCTGTACTCAgctacaaaatttattttgtacacGGCGGGGGGTTCCGTTTTTCTCTTAATGGGAGTTTTGGGTGTTGCTTTATATGGTTCTAATGAACcaacattaaattttgaaacatcAGTTAATCAGTCATATCCTGTGGTTTTAGAAATAATCTTCTATATTGGATTTTTTATTGCTTTTGCTGTCAAATCGCCCATTATCCCCCTACACACATGGTTACCAGATACCCATGGAGAAGCACATTACAGTACTTGTATGCTTCTAGCCGGAATCTTATTAAAAATGGGAGCGTATGGATTAATTCGAATCAATATGGAATTATTACCTCATGCCCATTCTATATTTTCTCCTTGGTTGATGATAATAGGTACAATACAAATAATCTATGCAGCTTCAACATCTCTTGGCCaacggaatttaaaaaaaagaatagccTATTCCTCTGTCTCTCATATGGGTTTCATAATTATAGGAATTAGTTCTCTAACCGATACGGGACTAAATGGAGCCCTTTTACAAATAATCTCTCATGGATTTATTGGTGCTGCACTTTTTTTCTTGGCGGGAACGACTTATGATAGAATCCGCCTTGTTTATCTTGACGAAATGGGCGGAATAGCTATTCCAATGCCAAAAATGTTCACGATGTTCAGTAGCTTTTCGATGGCTTCCCTTGCATTACCAGGTATGAGTGGTTTTGTTGCCGAATTGATAGTATTTTTTGGAATAATTACCGgccaaaaatatcttttaatgcCAAAACTACTAATTACTTTTGTAATGGCAATTGGAATTATATTAACTCCTATTTATTCATTATCTATGCCACGCCAGATGTTCTATGGATACAAGTTATTTAACGCCCCGAAGGATTCTTTTTTTGATTCTGGACCGCGAGAGTTATTTCTTTCGATCTCCATCTTTTTACCCGTAATAGGTATTGGTATATACCCCGATTTCGTTCTTTCATTAGCAGTTGACAAGGTCGAAGTTATtctatctaattttttttatagataa